A single Crateriforma conspicua DNA region contains:
- a CDS encoding L-rhamnose isomerase — MGRSGKIDAMYELARQQYAAIGVDTDDAIRRIGDVAISLHCWQGDDVGGFEGDAQSLGNGLAVTGNYPGRARTPDELRQDLQMAYSLIPGNHRLNLHAMYGEFDTPVDRDAIDVQHFQGWIQWAVDQGVPLDFNPSFFSHPHAADGFTLAHSDPGIRQFWIDHGIACRKIAAAMGAAQGSPCIDNFWVPDGFKDTPADRKTPRERLAASLDEIFSGSLPPTHTIDAVECKLFGIGSESCVVGSHEFYLGYAISRNQMLCLDAGHFHPTEVISDKISSVLMYVPELLLHVSRGVRWDSDHVVTFTDELQAIMQEIVRGGFLDRVHIGLDFFDASINRVAAWTIGTRNALKALLAALLEPTEQLQRLEREGDFTARLALMEEQKMMPLGAVWDHYCQVSDVPAGRQWLDVVRQYEQDVLKLRSDASVPA, encoded by the coding sequence ATGGGCCGTTCTGGCAAAATTGACGCCATGTATGAATTGGCGCGACAACAATACGCGGCGATCGGAGTGGACACCGATGACGCAATTCGTCGAATCGGGGACGTCGCCATTTCGCTGCACTGTTGGCAGGGCGATGACGTCGGCGGATTCGAGGGCGATGCACAGTCGCTGGGCAACGGTTTGGCGGTGACCGGAAATTATCCGGGCCGGGCTCGAACGCCGGATGAACTGCGTCAAGATTTGCAGATGGCGTATTCGTTGATTCCCGGAAATCATCGTTTGAATCTGCATGCGATGTATGGGGAGTTTGATACGCCCGTGGATCGCGATGCCATCGATGTGCAACACTTCCAAGGATGGATTCAGTGGGCCGTTGACCAAGGCGTCCCGCTGGATTTTAACCCCAGTTTCTTTTCGCATCCCCATGCCGCCGACGGATTCACCCTGGCACATAGCGATCCGGGCATTCGTCAATTCTGGATCGATCATGGGATCGCGTGTCGCAAGATCGCTGCGGCGATGGGGGCGGCCCAGGGTTCGCCTTGTATCGACAACTTTTGGGTTCCCGACGGGTTCAAGGATACGCCGGCGGATCGAAAGACGCCGCGTGAGCGCTTGGCGGCTTCCTTGGACGAGATTTTTAGCGGTTCATTGCCGCCGACGCACACCATCGATGCGGTGGAATGCAAGCTGTTTGGCATCGGCAGTGAAAGCTGTGTGGTGGGATCGCACGAGTTCTACTTGGGCTATGCGATTTCGCGAAACCAGATGCTTTGCCTGGACGCCGGGCACTTTCATCCCACCGAAGTCATTTCCGACAAGATTTCATCGGTGCTGATGTACGTGCCTGAATTGTTGCTGCATGTCAGTCGCGGTGTGCGCTGGGACAGCGATCATGTGGTGACCTTCACCGATGAACTTCAGGCGATCATGCAAGAAATCGTGCGTGGCGGATTTTTGGATCGCGTTCACATCGGTCTGGATTTCTTCGACGCCAGTATCAATCGAGTGGCTGCTTGGACCATCGGTACACGCAACGCCCTGAAAGCTCTGCTGGCGGCCTTGCTGGAACCCACCGAACAGTTGCAGCGGTTGGAACGTGAGGGCGACTTCACCGCGCGGTTGGCGTTGATGGAGGAGCAGAAAATGATGCCGCTGGGGGCGGTTTGGGACCACTATTGTCAGGTTTCCGATGTTCCCGCCGGTCGACAGTGGTTGGACGTTGTACGGCAGTATGAACAGGACGTGCTGAAGCTTCGCTCGGACGCCTCGGTGCCTGCATAG
- a CDS encoding sulfatase, giving the protein MCRMSRAVVSVAVFGWFVLTMWSTAGTSLADEAGTPNKRQPNIVFILADDLGWSDTSLYGTSDFYRTPNVQRLARRGMTFDRAYAASPLCSPTRASILTGLSPARHGITSPNCHTPTVRLQSVVKQNAAAHQFSIQPDPVTRLDPNHITIAETLRTAGYATGHFGKWHLGAEPYSPLQHGFDIDVPHWHGPGPAGSYVAPWKFPDFDHDPDVPDQHIEDRMAQEAVQFMRQHRDQPFFLNYWMFSVHAPFDAKAALIEKYAKTVDPTDQQRCPTYAAMIESMDDAIGTLLDELDRLQVAENTIIVFASDNGGNMYNLVDGQRPTSNRPLRGGKATVYEGGIRTPAIVVWPGHVESGTTSGAMIQSVDYFPTLLDMLGMAPASDQLFDGISFVPALTGGAIDRDGIFTYFPHNPPVPDWLPPSICVHQDDWKLIRIFHGGDDTGHRYKLFNLRDDIGEQHDLSAMMPERVQQMDALIERHLRETGAVVPQANPSFDPKKYDIASEGAPAAKFLPGGASTKRRKSAKPVAGWQPAGTCELSIGDGKLLVHSTGGDPYFSYRLQPPIDETAFVLQMEITSNAGGSGQVFWQTEGGGPFTAKRSEVYSPTHDGDRHSYVIKFRTQGPLSAIRIDPATAVGDIQVHAVRLVTQDGRLVHQWAF; this is encoded by the coding sequence ATGTGTCGGATGTCTCGGGCGGTGGTCAGTGTTGCCGTTTTCGGCTGGTTCGTTTTGACGATGTGGTCCACGGCGGGAACATCCTTGGCGGACGAAGCCGGGACGCCGAACAAACGTCAGCCCAACATCGTTTTCATCCTGGCCGACGATTTGGGATGGAGCGACACATCGCTTTACGGCACCAGCGATTTCTATCGCACGCCCAACGTCCAGCGTTTGGCACGTCGCGGGATGACGTTTGATCGGGCCTACGCCGCCAGCCCGCTGTGTTCGCCCACGCGTGCGAGCATCTTGACCGGATTGTCGCCGGCGCGTCACGGCATCACATCGCCGAACTGTCATACGCCGACGGTGCGTCTGCAGTCCGTCGTGAAGCAAAACGCGGCCGCCCACCAGTTTTCCATTCAACCGGATCCGGTGACGCGTTTGGATCCGAACCACATCACGATCGCCGAAACATTGCGGACCGCAGGCTACGCGACCGGGCATTTCGGCAAGTGGCACCTGGGGGCTGAACCGTATTCGCCGCTGCAACATGGGTTCGATATCGATGTGCCGCATTGGCATGGACCGGGGCCGGCGGGAAGTTACGTCGCGCCGTGGAAATTCCCCGACTTTGACCACGACCCGGACGTTCCCGACCAGCACATCGAAGATCGAATGGCCCAAGAAGCCGTGCAGTTCATGCGGCAACATCGCGATCAACCGTTCTTCCTGAACTATTGGATGTTCAGCGTGCATGCACCCTTCGATGCCAAGGCCGCATTAATCGAAAAGTATGCCAAGACGGTGGACCCAACCGACCAGCAGCGTTGTCCCACCTACGCCGCGATGATCGAAAGCATGGACGACGCGATCGGAACCTTGCTGGACGAACTGGATCGTTTGCAGGTCGCCGAGAACACGATCATCGTCTTTGCATCGGACAACGGCGGCAACATGTACAACTTGGTCGACGGGCAACGTCCCACCAGCAACCGACCACTACGCGGCGGCAAAGCGACCGTTTACGAAGGCGGTATTCGGACGCCCGCCATCGTCGTTTGGCCTGGTCATGTGGAATCGGGAACGACCAGCGGCGCGATGATTCAAAGCGTGGACTATTTTCCCACGTTATTGGATATGCTTGGCATGGCGCCGGCGTCGGATCAATTGTTTGATGGTATTAGCTTTGTGCCGGCATTGACGGGCGGGGCCATCGATCGCGATGGCATCTTTACGTACTTTCCACACAATCCGCCCGTGCCTGATTGGCTGCCGCCATCGATTTGCGTTCACCAGGACGATTGGAAACTGATTCGAATCTTTCATGGCGGCGATGACACTGGTCACCGATACAAACTGTTCAATCTGCGAGACGACATTGGCGAGCAACATGACCTGTCCGCGATGATGCCGGAACGCGTGCAACAGATGGATGCGTTGATTGAACGACATCTGCGCGAAACCGGTGCGGTCGTCCCGCAAGCCAACCCGTCGTTCGATCCGAAGAAGTATGACATTGCATCCGAGGGGGCTCCGGCAGCAAAGTTTTTGCCGGGTGGCGCGAGTACAAAGCGGCGGAAATCGGCGAAGCCTGTTGCCGGGTGGCAGCCCGCCGGCACGTGTGAATTGTCGATCGGTGATGGCAAGCTGTTGGTGCACAGCACCGGCGGTGACCCCTATTTCAGCTATCGATTGCAACCGCCGATCGACGAAACCGCATTCGTTCTTCAGATGGAGATCACATCCAACGCGGGCGGTTCCGGGCAAGTGTTTTGGCAGACCGAAGGGGGCGGTCCTTTCACGGCCAAACGTAGCGAAGTCTATTCGCCAACGCATGACGGAGATCGGCATTCCTATGTGATCAAGTTCCGCACCCAGGGACCGCTTTCGGCCATCCGAATTGATCCGGCAACCGCCGTCGGCGACATTCAGGTTCACGCGGTGCGGCTGGTCACCCAGGACGGGCGACTGGTTCATCAGTGGGCGTTTTGA
- a CDS encoding arylsulfatase produces the protein MFFGVSLKTSAESSAQESDRRPNFLVIIADDLGFSDPGCYGGEIATPNLDALAAGGLRFTQFYNTARCWPTRSALMTGYYPQQIRRDSMPGAPKGFGGRGVRPQWAQTIGQYLQMAGYRTYHSGKWHIDGKPTENGFDRSDEATRGPGFFDTNKRGERDPDFYRTVATAQHAIDCLKEHSEDFAGQPFFHYLAFHAPHFPLHALPEDIQRYEGRYDDGWDHLRNQRYQRQRALGFSVGNLSAMEPDVGPPYAFPDQIELLGPGEVNRPLPWDELTSQQQRFQAMKMAIHAAMVDRMDREIGRVLDQLRAMDSYDNTIVMFLSDNGASAEMMVRGDGHDPDAAPGSAATYLCLGPGFSSAANTPFRRHKTWVHEGGISTPFIVHWPAGLEAQNEFRSAVAHVVDIAPTVLDLAGVQRPDFPGAPPMTGKSLRPLLSKDGDSLHDEIWFCHEANRALRQGDWKIVHSDKGRPFPYRMVETGDSNESNWALYNLANDRAEQQDLADTYPAKVQALSERWYQLRDQFLADSSTEIANDAKP, from the coding sequence ATGTTCTTCGGCGTGAGTTTGAAAACGTCGGCTGAATCGTCAGCACAAGAGTCCGATCGCCGTCCCAACTTTTTGGTCATCATTGCCGACGACTTGGGGTTTTCCGATCCGGGATGCTACGGCGGCGAAATCGCGACGCCCAACTTGGACGCTCTGGCGGCCGGCGGTTTGCGGTTCACGCAGTTTTACAACACCGCCCGATGCTGGCCGACGCGATCGGCGTTGATGACGGGGTACTATCCGCAACAGATTCGTCGCGACAGTATGCCGGGGGCACCGAAGGGTTTTGGTGGTCGCGGTGTCCGGCCGCAATGGGCACAGACCATCGGCCAGTACCTGCAAATGGCGGGATACCGTACCTATCATTCCGGCAAGTGGCACATCGACGGCAAGCCGACCGAAAACGGATTCGATCGGTCCGACGAAGCGACGCGAGGTCCGGGATTCTTTGACACCAACAAACGTGGGGAACGGGATCCCGATTTCTATCGAACGGTTGCCACGGCACAGCATGCGATCGATTGCTTGAAAGAACATTCCGAGGATTTTGCGGGCCAACCGTTCTTTCATTATTTGGCGTTTCATGCGCCCCATTTTCCGCTGCACGCCTTGCCCGAAGACATCCAGCGGTACGAAGGGCGATACGACGACGGTTGGGACCACCTGAGGAACCAGCGTTACCAGCGCCAGCGGGCTCTTGGGTTTTCGGTGGGAAATCTATCGGCGATGGAACCCGACGTGGGACCACCCTATGCCTTTCCCGATCAAATCGAATTGCTGGGCCCGGGTGAAGTCAATCGACCACTGCCGTGGGATGAATTGACGTCGCAGCAACAGCGGTTTCAAGCGATGAAGATGGCCATCCATGCGGCGATGGTCGATCGCATGGATCGCGAAATCGGACGCGTGTTGGATCAATTGCGTGCGATGGATTCGTATGACAACACGATCGTCATGTTTCTTTCGGACAACGGAGCCAGTGCAGAAATGATGGTCCGCGGTGACGGGCACGATCCAGACGCCGCGCCGGGATCTGCCGCCACCTATCTGTGTTTGGGCCCTGGTTTTTCCAGTGCCGCTAACACGCCATTCCGCAGACACAAGACTTGGGTGCACGAAGGCGGCATATCCACGCCATTCATTGTTCATTGGCCGGCGGGCTTGGAAGCACAGAACGAATTTCGGTCGGCCGTCGCGCACGTTGTCGACATTGCCCCGACGGTACTGGACTTGGCCGGCGTGCAGCGACCTGACTTTCCCGGTGCGCCGCCGATGACCGGAAAAAGTCTACGTCCGCTGTTGTCCAAGGACGGCGACTCGCTGCACGATGAGATTTGGTTTTGTCACGAAGCCAATCGCGCGCTGCGACAAGGCGACTGGAAAATTGTCCATTCCGACAAAGGACGCCCGTTTCCCTATCGAATGGTTGAAACAGGCGACTCAAACGAATCGAATTGGGCTTTGTACAACTTGGCCAACGATCGCGCCGAACAGCAAGACTTGGCGGACACCTATCCCGCCAAGGTCCAAGCGTTGAGCGAACGATGGTATCAGTTGCGAGATCAATTTCTGGCGGATTCGTCGACCGAAATAGCGAACGACGCAAAACCCTAA
- a CDS encoding Tll0287-like domain-containing protein: MNLSRWSALTLAGLACLFGFVGCQRGNEAPEPNAQIEPADAPETVEKLPSMRDERFAAAVAAKDDLFQTLSGRLMEVMQAEGPVAAIRVCSEDAPRIAQTVADEHGVEIGRTSWKLRNPDNAPRDWVQPFVDQKADLPQTVTLEDGRLGVTFPIRLDVKCLMCHGGPDDVLDSVKPELAKRYPDDQATGFKAGDLRGMFWVEVPAT, from the coding sequence ATGAACCTGTCACGATGGTCCGCCCTCACGCTTGCCGGACTGGCTTGCTTGTTCGGCTTCGTCGGTTGCCAACGCGGAAACGAGGCCCCGGAACCAAACGCACAAATCGAACCAGCGGATGCACCGGAGACTGTCGAAAAACTGCCGTCGATGCGTGACGAGCGTTTCGCCGCCGCGGTTGCCGCAAAAGACGACCTGTTTCAAACGCTATCCGGTCGACTGATGGAAGTCATGCAAGCCGAAGGGCCGGTCGCTGCCATTCGCGTTTGCAGCGAAGACGCCCCGAGGATCGCGCAAACCGTTGCCGACGAACACGGTGTTGAAATCGGCCGCACTTCTTGGAAGCTTCGCAATCCCGATAACGCGCCCCGCGATTGGGTCCAACCATTCGTGGACCAAAAGGCCGATCTGCCTCAAACCGTCACCCTGGAGGACGGTCGCCTGGGCGTCACCTTTCCGATTCGCTTGGATGTGAAGTGTTTGATGTGCCATGGCGGCCCCGATGACGTGCTGGACAGTGTCAAACCGGAACTTGCCAAACGCTACCCCGACGACCAGGCCACGGGTTTCAAAGCCGGTGATTTACGTGGCATGTTCTGGGTGGAGGTCCCCGCCACCTAG
- a CDS encoding sulfatase family protein — MRKSIDHRGMIVLLVWIVVTATSGKCWSDPSDDQRRPNVVIIFTDDHGYSDLGCQGIVSDIRTPNIDRLAQSGVRFTDGYVTAPQCVPSRGGLITGQYQNRFGLESNPQARDAKIMANFARTQTIPERLQAAGYATGMSGKWHLGAPQAITSHGFDHVFFKNSNAQGFWNMDLQGQDIPPTTQKGGGYHLDLISDFACAFIERYKSDPFFFYLAYRAPHVPLDAPKKYLDRFPGDMPQRRRQALAMLSAVDDGVGRVMATLESNGLRENTLIFLISDNGAPLKIHKADTPGGGPGWDGSLNDPMNGEKGMLTEGGIRTPFVGCWPGTFPGGQVYSQPVISLDAMATTLAAAGLTIDDTIDGVNLLPFLTGESDGAPHDALYWRWLSQSAVRQGKWKYIRSNDREFLFDLETDASETTDLTSRHPDQVRRLRTLLTDWSQGLSPPGIGTVPSEAMSRQADLYFDYYIDGILRSPTKPKRRPNRQNPKPESGKAPQ; from the coding sequence GTGCGTAAATCAATCGACCATCGGGGTATGATCGTCTTGCTGGTCTGGATTGTAGTGACCGCGACGTCTGGCAAATGTTGGTCCGATCCGTCCGACGATCAACGACGTCCGAATGTCGTCATCATCTTTACCGATGACCATGGATACTCGGACTTGGGTTGCCAGGGCATTGTGTCCGACATTCGCACGCCAAACATCGATCGCTTAGCCCAATCCGGTGTGCGTTTCACCGACGGCTACGTCACCGCGCCCCAGTGCGTGCCATCGCGCGGTGGGTTGATCACGGGCCAGTACCAGAACCGTTTCGGATTGGAATCCAATCCCCAGGCCCGCGATGCAAAGATCATGGCGAACTTTGCGCGAACGCAGACCATTCCCGAACGACTGCAGGCGGCCGGTTATGCCACAGGCATGTCGGGCAAGTGGCACCTGGGGGCTCCGCAAGCGATCACCTCTCACGGCTTTGATCATGTGTTCTTCAAGAACAGCAATGCCCAAGGGTTCTGGAACATGGACCTACAAGGCCAAGACATCCCGCCGACGACGCAAAAAGGTGGCGGTTATCACTTGGACTTGATTTCCGATTTCGCCTGTGCGTTCATCGAACGGTACAAGTCGGATCCGTTTTTCTTTTACTTGGCATACCGTGCCCCACACGTACCGTTGGATGCGCCCAAGAAGTATCTGGACCGATTCCCGGGTGACATGCCACAGCGACGTCGCCAGGCACTGGCCATGCTTTCGGCGGTCGACGACGGCGTGGGGCGTGTCATGGCGACACTGGAATCCAACGGTCTGCGTGAAAACACGCTGATCTTTTTGATCAGTGACAACGGCGCGCCGCTGAAGATCCACAAAGCGGATACACCGGGCGGTGGCCCCGGGTGGGACGGATCCTTGAACGATCCCATGAACGGTGAAAAGGGCATGCTGACCGAAGGCGGCATCCGCACGCCATTTGTCGGCTGTTGGCCCGGAACCTTTCCCGGCGGCCAGGTCTATTCCCAGCCCGTGATTTCGTTGGATGCCATGGCAACGACGCTGGCCGCAGCAGGGCTGACGATCGATGACACCATCGACGGCGTGAACCTGCTGCCGTTTCTGACGGGTGAATCGGACGGGGCGCCGCATGACGCGCTGTATTGGCGTTGGCTTAGCCAAAGTGCGGTACGTCAGGGCAAGTGGAAATACATCCGCAGCAATGACCGTGAATTCCTGTTCGACTTGGAAACGGATGCTTCGGAAACAACCGATTTGACCAGCCGGCACCCCGATCAAGTTCGGCGTTTACGGACCCTGTTGACCGATTGGTCGCAAGGTCTTTCGCCGCCTGGCATCGGAACTGTCCCCTCGGAAGCGATGAGCCGCCAAGCCGATCTTTATTTCGATTACTACATCGACGGCATACTGCGTTCGCCAACGAAGCCCAAGCGGCGTCCAAATCGTCAAAACCCCAAACCAGAATCTGGAAAGGCCCCACAATGA
- a CDS encoding ArsR/SmtB family transcription factor, translating to MKRKTRKQYEARAKIAKALAHPSRLLILDLLQERERCVGELTEAVEADQSTVSKHLAVLRDVGLVEVRKEGASSYYRIACDCLGGFFACMESVLRSDVRDRQSTLK from the coding sequence ATGAAGCGAAAAACTCGAAAGCAATACGAAGCGCGGGCAAAGATCGCCAAGGCGCTTGCCCACCCCAGTCGGTTGCTGATTCTGGATCTGCTTCAGGAGCGGGAACGATGCGTCGGCGAATTAACCGAAGCCGTGGAGGCTGACCAGTCGACGGTGTCCAAGCATTTGGCTGTGCTGCGCGACGTGGGTTTGGTGGAAGTCCGCAAGGAAGGGGCATCCAGTTATTACCGCATCGCCTGCGATTGTCTGGGAGGCTTCTTTGCGTGCATGGAATCGGTGCTGCGGTCGGACGTCCGCGACCGTCAGTCGACTTTGAAGTAG
- a CDS encoding arsenate reductase ArsC, with protein MKRTTVLFLCTGNSARSQMAEGFLRERAGDRFDAQSAGLAPVGLNPLAVQVMAEVGVDISSQQSKSLKGFLRKNEAQYVIFVCDKAEKSCPEIWPFATATMCWPFPDPAAVQGDAENRLQAFRRVRDQVRESIESWLATDPESSATAAHKSQTTTCEED; from the coding sequence ATGAAACGAACAACCGTGTTGTTTCTATGTACGGGCAACTCTGCACGCAGCCAGATGGCCGAAGGGTTTCTTCGTGAACGGGCGGGTGACCGTTTCGACGCACAAAGTGCCGGGCTCGCACCCGTCGGATTGAACCCTTTGGCCGTTCAAGTCATGGCGGAAGTGGGCGTCGACATTTCGTCCCAGCAATCCAAATCATTGAAGGGTTTTCTACGCAAAAACGAGGCACAGTACGTGATCTTCGTTTGCGACAAGGCGGAAAAGTCTTGTCCCGAAATTTGGCCCTTCGCCACGGCAACGATGTGTTGGCCGTTCCCCGATCCCGCCGCCGTTCAGGGCGACGCCGAAAATCGTCTACAGGCGTTTCGCCGAGTCCGTGATCAAGTCCGTGAATCAATTGAGTCTTGGTTGGCAACCGACCCGGAATCGTCCGCCACTGCCGCACACAAATCCCAAACGACGACCTGTGAAGAAGATTGA
- the arsB gene encoding ACR3 family arsenite efflux transporter has protein sequence MKSDCPTDQPQRGMGVFERYLTVWVGLCIVAGVLLGKWMPGLAQTLDGMSIMVDGAPVVSIPIALCLFFMMYPIMVKIDFAEIVRAGKAAKPVALTLLINWAIKPFTMYAIASFFLGTVLIGVIGPEAVDLVKPPMGVDLEVGATYGAGQAVLVDGVKMLEVPLWRSYLAGCILLGIAPCTAMVLVWGYLSGGNDGHTLVMVAVNSLAMLLLYGLLGGLLLGVGQLPVPWQALLLSIGIYVALPLFAGFLSRRWIIGAMGEVWFREKFLHWLSPVTIAALLVTLVLLFSLKGEIIMSNPLTIVWIAIPLFIQTVLIFAIGYALSKWLGLTYENAAPTAMIGASNHFEVAIATAVMLYGLSSGAALATVVGVLIEVPLMLMLVRFCVSTRHWFDQDLAAVHSETEPQLKLDT, from the coding sequence ATGAAAAGTGATTGTCCGACTGACCAGCCCCAACGTGGCATGGGAGTCTTTGAACGATACCTGACCGTTTGGGTCGGGCTGTGCATCGTCGCCGGTGTGCTGTTGGGAAAGTGGATGCCTGGGTTGGCTCAAACGCTGGACGGGATGTCGATCATGGTGGACGGGGCACCCGTGGTGTCGATACCGATTGCACTGTGTTTGTTTTTCATGATGTATCCCATCATGGTGAAGATCGACTTCGCCGAAATCGTGCGTGCCGGGAAAGCGGCCAAGCCCGTCGCGTTGACCCTGCTGATCAACTGGGCCATCAAACCGTTCACGATGTACGCGATTGCATCATTCTTTCTGGGCACTGTTTTGATTGGAGTGATCGGGCCGGAAGCGGTCGATTTGGTGAAGCCACCTATGGGCGTTGACTTGGAGGTGGGGGCGACATACGGCGCCGGTCAGGCGGTCCTGGTGGATGGCGTGAAAATGTTGGAAGTTCCGCTGTGGCGCAGCTATTTGGCCGGATGCATCCTGCTGGGGATCGCACCTTGTACCGCGATGGTCTTAGTGTGGGGATACCTGTCCGGTGGCAACGACGGTCACACGTTGGTGATGGTGGCTGTAAATTCGCTGGCAATGCTGTTGCTGTACGGCCTGTTGGGCGGACTGTTGTTGGGTGTGGGGCAATTGCCCGTTCCGTGGCAAGCCTTGTTGCTGTCCATCGGAATCTATGTCGCGTTGCCGTTGTTTGCCGGATTTCTGTCGCGACGTTGGATCATCGGTGCGATGGGGGAGGTCTGGTTTCGCGAAAAGTTTCTGCATTGGCTCAGTCCAGTGACAATCGCTGCGTTGTTGGTCACGCTGGTTTTGCTGTTCTCACTGAAGGGAGAGATCATCATGTCCAACCCGCTGACGATTGTTTGGATCGCGATTCCGTTGTTCATTCAAACCGTGTTGATCTTTGCAATCGGCTATGCCCTGTCCAAGTGGCTGGGGCTGACGTACGAAAACGCAGCGCCGACCGCGATGATTGGCGCATCGAATCACTTCGAAGTTGCAATCGCCACGGCCGTCATGCTGTACGGCCTTTCTTCTGGTGCCGCCCTGGCGACGGTGGTCGGTGTTTTGATCGAAGTGCCATTGATGTTGATGTTGGTTAGGTTCTGTGTTTCGACGCGACATTGGTTTGACCAAGATCTGGCTGCGGTGCATTCGGAGACAGAGCCGCAATTGAAATTGGACACTTGA
- a CDS encoding DUF1559 domain-containing protein: MHHSFSGGHRRHAFTLVELLVVIAIIGILVGLLLPAVQSAREAARQTQCKNNMKQIGLALHMYHDTLRGFPPGWMSRHPDTGKAYWLGRPGWAWASQLLPYLEQGNVVDNRIDFEKPILDDIHSEARKTVIATYVCPSDAAAPTFVLPPGPMPRPNYNAGYQSTLVAKANYVGVFGTVRMLDAGCPKGDCEGNGTFMLERSMRFRDITDGLSNTFVVGERNSRYSPSTWIGVFAGAAHAPGRVVAVAENPPNSNTSPAFTFSSDHPAGTHFLKADGSVALVSEQIDMQTYHALCTRSGREVFGEY; encoded by the coding sequence ATGCACCATTCATTTTCAGGCGGGCACCGACGACACGCGTTCACGCTGGTCGAACTATTGGTTGTCATCGCCATCATCGGAATCCTTGTGGGCCTGTTGTTGCCCGCGGTTCAATCCGCTCGCGAAGCGGCGCGGCAAACGCAGTGCAAGAACAACATGAAACAGATCGGACTTGCACTGCACATGTACCACGACACGCTTCGCGGGTTCCCGCCAGGGTGGATGTCACGACACCCTGACACCGGCAAAGCGTATTGGCTGGGACGTCCCGGATGGGCCTGGGCATCACAGTTGCTGCCGTACTTGGAACAGGGCAACGTCGTGGACAATCGGATTGATTTCGAAAAGCCGATTCTTGACGACATCCACAGCGAAGCCCGGAAAACCGTCATCGCGACTTATGTCTGTCCGTCCGATGCGGCAGCGCCCACGTTTGTGTTGCCGCCTGGTCCGATGCCCAGGCCAAACTACAACGCCGGTTACCAAAGCACGTTGGTTGCGAAAGCCAACTATGTCGGTGTCTTTGGTACCGTTCGCATGTTGGATGCCGGGTGTCCCAAGGGTGATTGCGAAGGCAACGGGACCTTCATGTTGGAACGCTCGATGCGTTTTCGAGACATCACCGACGGATTGTCCAACACGTTCGTCGTCGGCGAACGCAATTCGCGTTATTCACCGTCGACTTGGATCGGTGTGTTCGCCGGTGCCGCGCATGCCCCAGGACGCGTGGTCGCGGTCGCCGAAAACCCGCCGAACTCCAATACCAGTCCCGCATTCACTTTCAGCAGCGACCATCCGGCCGGGACGCATTTCTTGAAGGCCGATGGATCGGTCGCATTGGTCTCCGAACAAATCGACATGCAGACCTACCACGCATTGTGCACCCGCAGTGGACGCGAGGTGTTCGGTGAATACTGA
- a CDS encoding acetolactate decarboxylase — MSNLFAVGALEGLEGEITIADGQIVISQVDPQGQLTSVAGDTGDRQATMLIGAHVDAWEKTVVPKDLTDAELDTFIQQQIQRRGGDSSKPIMFRIDGEFAKADVHVIHGACPVHARIRKEPIPSSQRPFEETLHDVSAQVVGVYAEDAVGKLTHPATRTHKHLVFRREVGEPPLTAHVELLTVRAGSVLYLPVD; from the coding sequence GTGTCGAACCTGTTCGCCGTCGGTGCGTTGGAGGGCTTGGAAGGTGAGATCACGATCGCCGATGGGCAAATCGTGATTTCACAGGTGGATCCACAGGGGCAATTGACGTCGGTTGCGGGCGACACCGGCGACCGTCAAGCCACCATGTTGATCGGCGCCCACGTGGACGCTTGGGAAAAGACGGTGGTCCCCAAAGACCTGACCGATGCGGAACTGGACACGTTCATCCAGCAACAGATCCAGCGTCGTGGCGGTGATTCATCCAAACCGATCATGTTTCGGATCGATGGTGAATTCGCCAAAGCCGACGTTCACGTGATTCACGGTGCCTGTCCGGTTCACGCTCGGATTCGCAAGGAACCGATTCCGTCGTCGCAACGCCCGTTCGAAGAAACGCTTCACGATGTATCGGCCCAGGTTGTTGGTGTTTACGCCGAAGATGCCGTTGGCAAGCTGACGCATCCGGCCACGCGAACTCACAAGCACCTGGTCTTTCGACGAGAGGTCGGCGAACCACCATTGACGGCGCATGTCGAACTTCTAACCGTGCGTGCGGGTTCCGTTTTGTACCTGCCGGTCGATTGA